The following coding sequences are from one Bufo bufo chromosome 2, aBufBuf1.1, whole genome shotgun sequence window:
- the GAS1 gene encoding growth arrest-specific protein 1 codes for MAAGCGLVYVLLLLASLLVQSWGRMICWQAMLTCDMEEQCSFAYRQYTQACESVLAGEAAYDPSKRRCPSHCINAIIQLNSTKAGPALEDCDCANDDVCKATKRSIEPCMPRTSGSPGRGAVIGCTAARRLCERDFRCSKSMTDYLRYCGPLFNGVNCPNSCMAVISEMITQPKALLLNECVCDGMERAICESIKDSMVRLCFSSDGGPSSSGESDDDFDEDYDDPSRPTLPSSGALRAVPTLWTCIVLLVLQGYK; via the coding sequence ATGGCTGCAGGATGCGGGCTGGTGtacgtgctgctgctgctggcttCCCTGCTGGTCCAGTCCTGGGGCAGGATGATCTGCTGGCAGGCCATGCTAACGTgcgacatggaggagcagtgCAGCTTCGCCTACCGCCAGTACACCCAGGCGTGTGAATCGGTCCTTGCCGGGGAAGCCGCGTACGACCCGAGCAAGCGCCGCTGCCCCAGCCACTGCATCAATGCCATCATCCAGCTGAACAGCACCAAGGCCGGGCCCGCCCTGGAGGACTGTGACTGCGCCAATGACGACGTGTGTAAGGCCACCAAGCGGTCCATCGAGCCGTGCATGCCGCGGACCAGCGGGAGCCCAGGTCGCGGGGCGGTGATTGGCTGCACGGCGGCGCGGAGGCTCTGCGAGAGGGACTTCCGCTGCTCCAAGTCCATGACAGACTACCTGCGGTACTGCGGGCCGCTCTTCAATGGTGTGAACTGCCCCAACAGCTGCATGGCGGTCATATCGGAAATGATAACGCAGCCCAAGGCGCTGCTGCTGAACGAGTGCGTGTGTGACGGCATGGAGCGGGCCATCTGCGAGTCCATCAAGGACAGCATGGTCCGCCTGTGCTTCTCCTCAGACGGGGGTCCCAGCAGCAGCGGGGAGTCGGACGATGACTTTGATGAGGATTACGACGACCCCTCCAGGCCCACCCTGCCAAGCAGTGGTGCCCTCCGTGCTGTGCCCACCCTATGGACATGTATAGTGCTGCTGGTGCTGCAGGGCTACAAGTGA